A stretch of DNA from Cryptomeria japonica chromosome 4, Sugi_1.0, whole genome shotgun sequence:
GTATAAGAACACCCAGGACCCTAGTATTAATAATATCCCATGTTTTGTGCATTAAAAGAATCATAAATGATAATCAACATAGTGAATCAAATGCTAGTGGCTAATTGCCATAGTCATCTTACACCTTATGAACTTCTATATGATTGCAAGCTTTATCAAAGCATTTGTAGCACTGACTAATTTTATCCACCTTTTATCATGTACCTATTATCTTCCACGCCTCCTATAAATGTGCTTTGTCAACACTTGGAATCTAAGTTTATTATCCAAGTTGATAGACTCTAATTATTGCATTAAGTTACCATTGTATCCAACTTCAACGTTATGTCTAAACATAATCTCTAAGACTAAATTGGATCATTACAAGCATGAGTGGATGTCATGTACTCTACCTTTGTAGTAAAAAGAAAACCCACCTGCTTTCATTTTCTCATACAAATGCATGCTCATTGGTAGACCTCCATATATCCACATCACAAACCCAATCAAAATTTGTGAATCCCTATATCTATTACCCTTGCAAAAGCATGTCCTCTCTAGTCGCGAATTGAATACTCTAATATGATTCTAAGATAAATGAACACCCTCTTTATTGCAATCTAATGTTTCTTGTCTAGATTGGCCACATACTTGTTTGGAATTCCCAttacatgagcaatatttggtctgaCACAAATTGTAACATATATAAGACTGCTAACTATAATAACATAGGGGACATGtctcacaacctctatctcattTAGTGTTGAAGGGAATTGATCAACACAAAACTTTGGTTCCACAAGAATGGTAAGACCATCTGGTTTGCAATCTAGCATCTTGAATTGTTGCAAGTTAGAGTTCACATACTTTTTTGGTTGATGATCTAAGGTTTTCTTTTTAGTATCTCTCTTCTAATATCTATCCCTAACATGACCTTAACTACCACTAAGTCCATACCAAATAGTGTTGAAAGCTAAGATTGGACAACCCTTGTCACATCCTTATGGTCACTAAAGAGCATGCcatcaacatataaacaaacaATAGTAAAGTGATTGAATCATCCCATTTAAAGTAAACACAATGATTTAACTTAGCTCTAACATACCCTAACTTCAAGATATGTGTCAAACTTCTAATACTACAATTTTAAGGAAACCATTTAATATTCTAGAAATAATTCTTCAATTTGCAAAACACCTTTCACTTTAAAGTGCTCAAGCTATGTCATGTAGACATACTCCTCAATTCTTCAAAGCTAGAGTCGTTTTTACATCCATATGTTCGACCTCAAGGTCAAATTTAGTAGAAATATATAGCAAGATTCTAATACATGCCAACTTCACAACAAAAATATTAGTGTAACAAATCCCCTCAAGTTCAAAATAGTTCTTAGCCATAACCCTTGGTTTGTACTTCTTAACTTTGCCCCCTAAATTGTATTTCTTCTTGAAAACCTCAATGCAATCAACATATCTTTTATTTTGATTCCTTACGAAGCTTCACCAAGTCCCATGTATATTTCTCTTCCAAAACAATCACCTCCTTGAattcataaccttcttctaggaaTTACTAATTGTAGACCTCATTATCTCCTTCACTATTATGGGTTCATTATCACTAGTAAACAAAtgaaaaatggatctaaaattagGTGGTTTATACTTGTCAAGTTGCACTCATTGTATAATGGACTTCCTTAAGAGTAGGGCATGAAGTTTGTCTTCTTATGCCTCTAAACTCTTTGGACTATCCTCCTCATTAGGTCTATTCTAAATCTCCATGTTAGTATCAAGTACAGTGTCATCAATCTTGGCTTCATCTTCAccattaatttctcatcttttggTTGCAAAGGCTTATAAGAAGATGTACTCTACCTAAAAGATCAGATTTTGACTATGCATTGTCTTCTCAATCTCAACATGCCAAAGCTTGAAGGCCCAAAAGGTGCCTATGACACTAGCCTacttagatatcaaaattttaaacataATTACAAAGATAACATGTAACCATACAATAACCAGAGCAATTGAAAAATACCATCACAAACATACATACTCCATTGCACGATATAAGATACTACCACCCACATTAATTTTCTAAAGTGACTAAAGCCAAAAGTTAGAGATCATATAGATTCTAGACTCTAATACAAACTTCAAATTTTATACCTATGTTATCttcttattttatatttaaattttttttttctctctttttactTTAAAATTCAAAGCATATCTATCATTTTCTTAATGTTAACTTATGTTGTTCAAATTCTAGATTGAAAAAATAAAGTAAAAGGGTAAACAAACAAAACTAATAATTTTCTTTCATTTATGTATTCTTCAAATAGTTTAAATGATAAATTATAGGAACCTTACATCCCATGCATAGCTAATATCCTTGTAGTGAAAGATGGTATTAAGAGGCTTCCCCCTGGAGTTTGCTGTGAATCCTTTTCAGGCAGCAGCAGCTGGCACCTCAAGGAATTCATTAGCCCTCAAAGGCAGGAGACTAATATGCCAATCCGCTTCAATTAGTAGGCAATTCCAAAGAGCAGAGAAGCGGCGCCTGAGATGCGGTAAGCATTATATAGATACGGAGAACAGCCCTGAGGCCTGCTCCTTCCACGGTCACATGAATGGTAGGCGCACCATACATTCGTTTCTCTTTTTTTGGGTATATTGTAAATTGAAGAGGAGTTTCAAGAAAATTTGTGTGA
This window harbors:
- the LOC131040998 gene encoding uncharacterized protein LOC131040998, whose protein sequence is MVLRGFPLEFAVNPFQAAAAGTSRNSLALKGRRLICQSASISRQFQRAEKRRLRCGKHYIDTENSPEACSFHGHMNGDRGLFSLAPPHQGIDGEWTDESGVIVYKWNDKRNRPNTGKSNWKKRWSCCGEYDEKATPCRRGRHVSYDDGGTLF